Proteins encoded together in one Chloroflexota bacterium window:
- a CDS encoding DNA translocase FtsK has product MRNDRLNRLNLQADRIELLLAQHKVSAIVSGGTLTPGAVRFRIALAPGQRLRALQGLADELALALSVPAVRIQRDGSGVQIEAPRDDSQPLSLAGLLDSLRAVPPAAAALGLDADGRPLLLRLSSPAIAHVLIAGTTGSGKSALVRTMLLSLARFNRPRDLRMVLIDPKVRSLDALASLPHNLCKPLSDTVAIGDTLSRLTALMERRDRDGAATPQIVVAIDELADLLQSGGRTVEEPLLRLAQRGRQAGIHLLAATQKPSSAAMSTAIKSNFPVRIVGKVASPEDARIAAGMGGTGADKLGGCGQFVLVAEGRTIRFQAAYASREELRSIVAELASDSLGPYERGQL; this is encoded by the coding sequence AATGATAGACTCAATCGCCTGAACCTGCAAGCCGACCGCATCGAGCTGCTGCTCGCCCAGCACAAGGTCTCCGCCATCGTGTCGGGCGGCACGCTGACGCCGGGCGCCGTTCGTTTCCGCATCGCACTCGCGCCGGGACAGCGCCTGCGTGCCCTGCAAGGACTGGCCGACGAACTGGCGCTGGCACTGAGCGTGCCGGCTGTGCGCATCCAGCGCGATGGCAGCGGCGTGCAGATCGAAGCGCCGCGCGACGACAGCCAGCCGCTGTCGCTCGCCGGCCTGCTCGATTCACTGCGCGCCGTGCCGCCGGCCGCAGCCGCACTCGGTCTCGACGCCGACGGCCGTCCGCTGCTGCTGCGCCTGTCCAGCCCGGCAATCGCGCACGTGCTGATCGCCGGCACGACCGGCTCGGGCAAGTCGGCGCTCGTGCGCACCATGCTGCTCTCGCTCGCCCGCTTCAACCGGCCGCGCGATCTGCGGATGGTGCTCATCGATCCGAAAGTGCGTTCGCTCGACGCACTGGCGTCCTTGCCGCACAACCTGTGCAAGCCGCTGAGTGATACGGTCGCGATTGGTGACACGCTGTCCCGTCTCACCGCGTTGATGGAGCGCCGCGACCGCGACGGCGCGGCGACACCACAGATCGTCGTGGCAATCGACGAGCTGGCTGATCTCCTGCAGAGCGGAGGTAGAACGGTCGAGGAGCCGCTGCTGCGTCTCGCTCAGCGCGGGCGGCAAGCCGGCATCCATCTGCTGGCGGCCACTCAGAAGCCGAGCAGCGCGGCGATGAGCACCGCCATCAAGAGCAACTTCCCGGTGCGCATCGTCGGCAAGGTCGCAAGCCCGGAAGACGCGCGCATCGCCGCCGGCATGGGCGGCACCGGCGCTGACAAGCTGGGCGGGTGCGGGCAATTCGTACTGGTTGCAGAAGGCCGCACGATTCGCTTTCAGGCAGCGTATGCATCGCGCGAGGAGTTGCGGTCGATCGTAGCCGAACTGGCTTCGGACAGTCTCGGTCCGTACGAGAGGGGACAGCTATGA